One window of Chryseobacterium indologenes genomic DNA carries:
- a CDS encoding alpha/beta fold hydrolase: MKTITLLLFFFTSLTVISAQNNSSEGFYETPDHVKIKYKISGKGEACFYIPGGPGQGYPSFELMGGNNLEKNMQMIYMDQRGSGESGTSENYHLNKMIQDIEELRQHLKLKKIFLLAHSFGGIIAVSYAKKYPQHTKGLILANVTLHFLNDESVKEQIEYGNSLLQTQNRAIPKDSLSSELSKISSALRKKRIGYKFLTEDIETIKQMDKIDSLHPRIIDFGMAVISKPKDFPEYYADYAPMTKEIAVPVLIITGKKDKAVGTQHYKTFQFPNQKVVSIDGGHLLYYEKNKEFVNAINNFVKATK; the protein is encoded by the coding sequence ATGAAAACAATTACTCTCCTACTCTTTTTTTTCACTTCACTGACTGTCATTTCAGCTCAGAATAATTCCTCTGAAGGCTTTTATGAAACCCCAGATCATGTAAAGATCAAATATAAAATCTCCGGAAAAGGAGAAGCCTGTTTCTATATTCCCGGAGGTCCTGGGCAGGGATATCCCTCTTTTGAATTGATGGGCGGAAACAATCTGGAAAAAAATATGCAGATGATTTATATGGATCAGCGGGGCTCAGGCGAATCCGGCACTTCTGAAAATTATCACCTTAACAAAATGATTCAGGATATTGAAGAACTGAGACAGCATCTTAAATTGAAAAAGATCTTCCTACTGGCTCATTCTTTTGGCGGAATTATAGCAGTCAGTTATGCAAAAAAATACCCCCAACATACCAAAGGGCTTATCCTTGCCAATGTAACACTCCACTTCCTGAATGATGAATCTGTCAAAGAACAGATTGAATATGGAAACAGTCTTTTACAGACACAAAACAGAGCAATTCCTAAAGACAGCCTTTCTTCAGAACTTTCAAAAATAAGCAGTGCGTTAAGAAAAAAAAGAATCGGGTATAAATTCCTTACCGAAGATATAGAAACCATAAAACAAATGGATAAGATAGATTCTCTCCATCCCCGTATCATCGACTTCGGAATGGCCGTCATTTCAAAACCTAAAGATTTTCCGGAATATTACGCTGATTATGCTCCAATGACAAAAGAGATTGCTGTTCCTGTTCTTATCATTACGGGAAAAAAGGATAAAGCAGTCGGAACTCAGCATTATAAAACCTTTCAGTTTCCCAATCAGAAAGTAGTTTCCATTGATGGTGGACACCTTTTGTATTACGAAAAAAATAAAGAATTTGTAAATGCTATTAATAATTTTGTGAAAGCAACGAAGTGA
- a CDS encoding porin has product MAFFSIKKKSLILCMLVCGLSAYAQNQDSLKTTSPPQEEDNVKYPQLQIKGLFQARYLVGMSKDVDVNGLHHTDGSGTDNNFMLKYMRVQVRAQISKRTEVVVLANLADFKNDPKSRVLENAYLKYTFNPKLAITVGQFRPWFGIEETYPIDIIKSLDWSNQYTEFGKLGWTSFQIGMSATGQLQLGEIPFQYAVSVVNGNGKNQINDNDNGKQYSTRLVFGLSKKYHFNVGLNGGTGEVFSKKVYALGIDLSSLIQFDPKWSLDMQLEAKQATNHVLYNSIAPELRPDNPDQYLIRGAYFLPNLRYEINHKNLSAFELSCRYEYLDTNFRMASNPRQTITPMFGLEFLKNYGARIQLGVQFDRYKYQVENTSQYNNNLFIVQVQSRF; this is encoded by the coding sequence ATGGCCTTTTTTTCAATTAAAAAGAAAAGCCTGATCCTGTGCATGCTGGTCTGCGGGTTATCAGCGTATGCACAAAATCAGGATTCTCTGAAGACCACCTCTCCTCCACAGGAAGAAGACAATGTAAAATATCCGCAGCTGCAGATCAAAGGCCTTTTTCAGGCACGTTATCTCGTAGGGATGAGCAAAGATGTAGATGTCAACGGACTTCATCACACGGATGGTTCAGGGACGGATAATAATTTCATGCTCAAATATATGAGGGTTCAGGTCCGTGCACAGATCAGCAAACGTACAGAAGTTGTTGTTCTGGCCAATCTTGCCGATTTTAAAAATGATCCTAAAAGCAGAGTTCTTGAAAATGCTTATCTGAAGTACACTTTCAATCCGAAATTAGCAATTACCGTAGGACAGTTCAGACCTTGGTTTGGTATTGAAGAAACCTACCCTATTGATATTATTAAATCTTTAGACTGGTCTAATCAGTATACGGAATTCGGAAAACTGGGCTGGACGAGCTTCCAGATTGGGATGTCTGCCACAGGACAGCTTCAGTTGGGAGAAATCCCCTTCCAATATGCTGTTTCGGTAGTCAACGGAAATGGGAAAAACCAGATCAACGATAATGATAATGGAAAGCAGTATTCTACCCGTCTTGTTTTCGGATTATCAAAAAAATATCACTTCAATGTAGGTCTGAATGGAGGTACCGGAGAAGTATTCAGTAAAAAAGTATATGCTTTGGGAATCGATCTGAGTTCACTGATCCAGTTTGACCCAAAATGGAGCCTTGATATGCAGCTGGAAGCCAAACAGGCAACCAACCATGTTCTATACAATTCCATCGCACCTGAATTACGTCCTGATAATCCTGACCAATATCTGATCCGGGGAGCTTATTTCCTTCCGAATTTAAGATATGAAATCAATCACAAAAACCTGAGCGCCTTTGAGCTATCATGCCGGTACGAATACCTTGACACGAATTTTAGAATGGCATCCAACCCAAGACAAACGATTACTCCAATGTTCGGACTTGAATTTCTGAAAAATTATGGGGCAAGGATTCAGCTTGGGGTTCAGTTCGACCGCTACAAATATCAGGTGGAAAACACTTCACAATACAATAACAATCTATTCATTGTCCAGGTACAGAGTAGATTTTAA
- a CDS encoding linear amide C-N hydrolase gives MKKFPLILFSLVLSIGLWNPSEACTRVVYKGPQNTVITARSMDWRDEIPANLWVFPKGIDRNGLVGSKSVKWNSKYGSLISSSWDIASADGMNEKGLVANLLWLGESQYPKFDGKGSKKGIAISLWAQYYLDNFATVKEAVEFSRKEPFVIVSDYIPGTERFTTVHLSISDASGDNAVFEYIDGKLIIHHDPSYTVMTNSPVFEEQLALNNYWKGIPGTVMLPGTNRAADRFVRASYYINAIPQTADTRTAIASVFSVIRNCSVPYGITSATEPNISSTRWRSVSDQKNLVYYFETVFTPNTFWVDLKDFDLSSKGKVMKLDLSNNNTYNGKSNANFKESAPFAFLGLK, from the coding sequence ATGAAAAAGTTCCCATTAATTTTATTTTCTCTGGTCCTATCTATAGGATTATGGAATCCATCAGAAGCATGTACAAGAGTGGTTTACAAAGGACCACAGAATACCGTTATTACAGCCCGTTCTATGGACTGGCGTGATGAAATTCCGGCCAACCTGTGGGTTTTCCCAAAAGGGATAGATCGCAACGGACTGGTAGGCTCTAAATCTGTAAAATGGAATTCCAAATACGGAAGCTTAATCAGTTCTTCCTGGGATATTGCATCAGCAGACGGAATGAATGAGAAAGGACTGGTTGCCAACCTTCTTTGGTTAGGAGAATCCCAGTACCCGAAGTTCGATGGAAAAGGAAGTAAAAAGGGAATTGCCATTTCATTATGGGCACAATATTATCTCGATAATTTCGCCACCGTAAAAGAAGCAGTAGAATTTTCACGAAAAGAGCCCTTCGTTATTGTAAGTGATTATATTCCGGGAACAGAAAGATTTACTACAGTTCATCTTTCCATTTCCGATGCTTCAGGAGACAATGCGGTATTTGAATATATTGACGGCAAACTGATTATTCATCATGATCCGTCTTATACGGTAATGACCAATTCTCCAGTTTTTGAAGAACAGCTGGCTCTTAACAATTACTGGAAAGGAATTCCGGGAACAGTAATGCTTCCGGGAACCAACCGTGCTGCAGACCGCTTCGTAAGAGCTTCTTACTACATAAATGCAATACCGCAGACTGCTGATACCCGTACAGCTATAGCAAGTGTTTTCAGTGTCATCAGAAACTGTTCAGTGCCTTACGGAATCACTTCAGCAACGGAACCTAATATTTCATCCACAAGATGGCGTTCTGTTTCTGATCAGAAAAACCTGGTGTATTATTTTGAAACGGTTTTCACACCGAATACTTTTTGGGTAGATCTTAAAGATTTCGACCTAAGCTCTAAGGGAAAAGTAATGAAACTGGATCTTAGTAATAACAACACTTACAACGGTAAATCCAATGCAAATTTTAAAGAATCTGCACCGTTCGCATTCTTAGGATTAAAATAG
- a CDS encoding ATP-binding protein: MNFIECHEEPIHIPGSIQSFGYLIGIDAESHTITFFSRNISDIFDIGSSHELFGRKLIDFPGSFQSIIDSEIYTSLDKFTRRKNETYFDKIFIGDTEYHFSVFRSELYIFMEFEKVLINPNKRISNKYDNFYIIDNEKELWNHLLETLSKVVNYDRMMVYKFMMDGSGKVIAEKKNENMESFLGLHYPESDIPKQARDLYLKKRKRIFSNVYADTVPILSKSPENIDLTFSASRGMSPVHGQYLKNSGVASSFSVSIIIDDHLWGLVTCQNVEPKHIDLEDRVQAGIFTALAANAYSSFKSKSELNYRLELNEKVSQLKTEFLKHNNLFDSLIECKTEIRNLPEADGLAIVSDENIITDGKTPNPESIRRIVQWAQENTNEKIYVSRNFLKEHGDKLDLSEDVAGIVIYFIERDKNEMLIWFRKEFDEHINWAGNPEKKIEVFSQNGEEKQMISPRTSFRIFTENIKGNSKRWNSRNVSAVQAVRDLILETSHKNYNAIKRLNDELKKVNDELDSFSYTISHDLGTPLTVMKLNAQMLLGNLTDDSVKSKTKINTIIEEIDNMAEMMHDVLQLSRAKHSEIQLENLKTAHTIEKISQNAKMTYGSPNSEIIIKECPDVLADKTMLHQVFLNIINNAVKYSSHKDLPKVEIEGTEDDQTIIYRISDNGIGIPEEEKHKMFKIFNRMDNAKKFKGNGVGLSIVYRIMKRIGGNVDYESSSEGTSFILTFKKPYI, from the coding sequence ATGAATTTTATAGAATGCCATGAAGAACCTATCCATATTCCGGGTTCTATACAAAGTTTTGGTTATTTGATTGGCATTGATGCAGAGTCCCATACCATTACTTTTTTTAGCAGGAATATTTCGGATATATTTGATATCGGGAGTTCTCATGAACTATTCGGAAGAAAGCTTATTGACTTTCCGGGCAGTTTTCAAAGCATTATTGATTCAGAAATCTATACCTCACTGGATAAGTTTACCAGAAGAAAGAATGAAACTTATTTTGATAAAATTTTTATTGGTGATACAGAGTATCATTTTTCTGTTTTCAGAAGTGAGCTTTACATCTTTATGGAGTTTGAAAAGGTTCTGATTAATCCAAATAAACGGATTTCGAATAAGTACGATAACTTTTATATCATCGATAATGAAAAGGAGCTCTGGAATCATCTTCTGGAAACCCTGTCGAAGGTAGTGAACTACGATCGTATGATGGTCTACAAATTTATGATGGATGGTTCAGGAAAAGTAATTGCCGAGAAGAAAAATGAGAATATGGAAAGTTTTCTGGGACTTCATTATCCGGAATCTGATATTCCCAAACAGGCACGTGATCTTTATCTGAAAAAAAGAAAAAGAATCTTCAGCAATGTATATGCGGATACGGTTCCTATTTTAAGCAAAAGTCCTGAAAATATCGATCTTACTTTCTCTGCTTCCAGAGGAATGTCGCCTGTTCATGGGCAGTATCTTAAAAATTCAGGAGTGGCTTCCAGCTTCAGTGTTTCGATTATTATTGATGATCATCTTTGGGGATTGGTAACCTGCCAGAATGTAGAACCAAAGCATATTGACCTTGAGGACAGGGTACAGGCAGGAATTTTCACAGCTCTGGCTGCTAATGCCTATTCATCTTTTAAATCCAAGAGCGAGCTGAACTACCGTTTGGAACTGAATGAGAAAGTATCTCAGCTTAAAACGGAGTTTTTAAAACATAACAATCTGTTCGACTCTCTTATTGAGTGTAAGACGGAAATCAGAAACTTACCGGAGGCTGATGGCCTTGCTATTGTGTCAGATGAGAACATTATAACAGATGGTAAAACTCCCAATCCGGAAAGTATCAGAAGAATTGTACAATGGGCGCAGGAGAATACGAATGAAAAAATCTACGTGAGCCGCAACTTTCTCAAAGAACATGGTGATAAACTGGATTTGTCTGAAGATGTAGCAGGAATCGTTATTTATTTTATCGAAAGGGATAAAAACGAAATGTTGATCTGGTTCAGGAAAGAGTTTGACGAACACATCAACTGGGCCGGAAATCCTGAGAAAAAGATAGAAGTCTTTTCTCAAAACGGAGAGGAAAAGCAGATGATATCGCCGAGAACTTCCTTCCGTATTTTTACAGAAAATATCAAAGGGAATTCTAAAAGATGGAATTCCAGAAATGTAAGTGCCGTACAGGCTGTAAGAGATTTGATTTTAGAAACCTCTCACAAAAATTATAACGCCATCAAAAGGCTTAATGATGAGCTGAAAAAAGTAAATGACGAACTTGACAGTTTTTCTTATACGATTTCGCACGACCTTGGAACACCTCTTACGGTAATGAAACTGAATGCTCAAATGCTTTTGGGAAATCTTACCGATGATTCTGTAAAAAGCAAAACCAAGATCAATACGATTATTGAGGAAATAGATAATATGGCTGAAATGATGCATGATGTACTGCAGCTCAGCCGTGCGAAACATAGTGAAATACAGCTTGAAAACCTGAAAACGGCTCACACTATTGAGAAAATATCTCAAAATGCCAAGATGACCTATGGCAGTCCGAACAGTGAAATTATCATTAAGGAATGCCCGGATGTACTGGCTGATAAAACTATGCTTCATCAGGTTTTCCTGAATATCATCAATAATGCTGTGAAATATTCTTCTCACAAAGATCTTCCGAAAGTGGAAATTGAAGGAACAGAAGATGACCAGACTATTATTTACAGGATTTCAGACAATGGTATCGGTATTCCTGAAGAGGAAAAACATAAGATGTTTAAAATCTTCAACAGAATGGATAATGCCAAGAAATTCAAAGGAAACGGAGTAGGGCTGTCTATTGTATACCGCATTATGAAAAGGATAGGAGGAAATGTGGATTATGAAAGCAGCAGTGAGGGAACCTCCTTTATCTTAACGTTTAAAAAGCCTTATATTTGA
- a CDS encoding helix-turn-helix domain-containing protein: MSIGRIIKKIREDKGLMQKEVSAHLAIGNSNYNKLENGTESYQ, encoded by the coding sequence ATGAGCATCGGAAGAATCATCAAAAAAATAAGAGAAGATAAAGGGCTTATGCAGAAAGAAGTTTCTGCACATCTCGCTATCGGCAACAGCAATTATAATAAGCTGGAGAACGGCACAGAGAGTTATCAGTAG
- a CDS encoding malate dehydrogenase, which produces MKVTVVGAGAVGASCAEYIAMKNFCSEVVLVDIKEGFAEGKAMDLMQTASLNGFDTKITGTTGDYSKTAGSHVAVITSGIPRKPGMTREELIGINAGIVKDVTENLVKHSPEVIIIVVSNPMDTMAYLVHKTSGLPKHKIIGMGGALDSARFKYRLAEALEAPISDVDGMVIAAHSDTGMLPLLSKATRNGVPVTEFLSEDQQKYVIEETKVGGATLTKLLGTSAWYAPGAAVSVMVQAIACDQKKMIPCSLMLEGEYGQNDICLGVPAIIGANGVESIVNVTLTAEEQLKFAEAANAVREVNGDLKF; this is translated from the coding sequence ATGAAAGTAACTGTAGTAGGTGCAGGCGCTGTAGGAGCAAGCTGTGCGGAATACATCGCAATGAAGAACTTCTGTTCAGAAGTAGTTTTGGTAGACATTAAAGAAGGGTTTGCTGAAGGGAAAGCAATGGATTTGATGCAGACAGCATCTCTTAACGGATTTGATACAAAAATTACGGGTACAACAGGAGATTACAGCAAAACTGCAGGTTCTCATGTAGCAGTAATCACTTCAGGGATCCCAAGAAAACCTGGAATGACAAGAGAAGAATTGATCGGTATCAACGCTGGTATCGTGAAAGACGTTACTGAAAACTTAGTAAAACATTCTCCGGAAGTGATCATTATTGTGGTTTCTAACCCAATGGATACTATGGCTTACCTTGTACACAAGACTTCAGGTCTTCCTAAGCACAAAATCATCGGAATGGGTGGTGCATTAGACTCTGCAAGATTCAAATACAGATTGGCTGAAGCGTTAGAAGCTCCAATTTCTGATGTTGACGGAATGGTAATCGCTGCTCACAGTGATACAGGTATGCTTCCATTATTGAGCAAAGCGACAAGAAATGGTGTTCCTGTAACTGAATTCTTAAGTGAAGATCAACAAAAATATGTAATCGAAGAAACTAAAGTAGGAGGAGCTACTCTTACAAAATTATTAGGAACTTCAGCCTGGTATGCTCCAGGTGCAGCAGTTTCTGTAATGGTTCAGGCAATTGCATGTGACCAAAAGAAAATGATCCCTTGTTCTTTAATGCTTGAAGGGGAGTACGGACAAAACGATATCTGTTTAGGAGTTCCTGCTATCATCGGAGCAAACGGAGTAGAGTCAATTGTAAACGTAACATTGACTGCTGAAGAGCAATTGAAATTCGCTGAAGCTGCTAACGCGGTAAGAGAGGTGAATGGAGATCTTAAATTTTAA
- a CDS encoding anion permease, with protein sequence MKEINIRNVAITFVVALIIWFIPAPEGVAENAWHLFAIFAATILGIILKAAPMGTMCMMAIGFTALTQVVAPGDAGKSITKALSGFGDKVIWLIGISFFIARGFIKTGLGNRIAFLFIRVFGKSSLGLAYGLGLADVCLAPAIPSNTARGGGIIYPIMKSMAISFDSVPEKPETHRKLGSFLTLNSYYMNLIASSMFLTGTASNPMCQKFAANLGIDITWMSWAAAGFIPGAVAFFVVPLVLYKLYPPELKKTGDAPKMAAQKLKEMGPISRNEWLMLLAFFILLALWIFGGALSIDATTTAFIGLTLLLLTSVLTWEDVKGEKGAWDTIVWFAVLVMMASSLNELGFIGWFSNLIKVQIGGLSWQVAFPVIIVVYFFSHYIFASATAHVAAMYAALLGVGVSLGIPPMLLAMMLGFMGSIYGVLTHYGHGPAPVFFGSGYVDLKAWWLRGLEIGIVLLIIYMVVGGLWMKVLGYY encoded by the coding sequence ATGAAAGAAATAAATATCAGAAACGTAGCGATTACATTTGTTGTTGCGTTGATCATATGGTTCATTCCTGCTCCGGAGGGAGTTGCTGAAAATGCCTGGCATTTGTTTGCCATCTTTGCGGCAACCATTTTAGGAATCATTCTTAAAGCGGCTCCAATGGGTACAATGTGTATGATGGCCATTGGTTTTACAGCACTTACACAGGTGGTTGCTCCCGGAGATGCAGGAAAATCTATTACAAAAGCGCTTTCCGGGTTTGGAGACAAAGTAATCTGGCTGATCGGGATCTCATTCTTTATCGCCAGAGGATTTATCAAAACAGGACTTGGAAACCGTATTGCCTTTCTATTCATCAGAGTTTTTGGTAAAAGTTCATTGGGTTTGGCTTACGGATTAGGACTTGCCGATGTTTGCCTTGCTCCTGCTATTCCAAGTAATACCGCAAGAGGTGGTGGGATTATCTATCCTATCATGAAATCTATGGCGATAAGCTTTGATTCCGTTCCTGAAAAACCGGAAACCCATAGAAAATTAGGTTCATTCTTAACGTTGAACAGCTATTATATGAACCTCATCGCGTCTTCTATGTTCCTTACCGGGACAGCAAGTAACCCGATGTGTCAGAAATTTGCAGCTAACCTTGGTATTGATATTACCTGGATGTCATGGGCTGCAGCAGGTTTCATTCCGGGAGCAGTAGCATTCTTTGTCGTTCCTTTGGTACTGTACAAATTATATCCGCCTGAATTGAAAAAAACAGGAGATGCTCCGAAAATGGCCGCTCAGAAATTAAAAGAAATGGGACCTATTTCCAGAAACGAATGGCTGATGCTGTTAGCATTCTTTATTCTGTTAGCCCTTTGGATATTCGGCGGAGCGCTTTCTATTGACGCTACAACTACAGCTTTCATTGGATTAACTTTATTGTTATTGACCTCAGTATTAACCTGGGAAGATGTGAAGGGGGAAAAAGGAGCTTGGGACACCATCGTCTGGTTCGCTGTACTGGTAATGATGGCTAGTTCTCTGAATGAACTCGGCTTCATTGGCTGGTTCAGTAACCTTATCAAAGTTCAGATCGGAGGTCTGAGCTGGCAGGTAGCCTTCCCGGTAATTATTGTTGTCTATTTCTTCAGCCACTATATTTTTGCGAGTGCAACCGCTCACGTAGCGGCTATGTATGCAGCATTACTGGGTGTAGGTGTTTCTTTAGGAATTCCTCCTATGCTGCTGGCGATGATGCTAGGTTTCATGGGTTCTATTTATGGTGTACTTACCCATTACGGACACGGTCCTGCTCCGGTATTCTTCGGAAGCGGATATGTAGACCTGAAAGCATGGTGGCTCAGAGGTCTTGAGATAGGAATCGTTCTATTGATCATCTATATGGTTGTAGGAGGATTGTGGATGAAAGTCTTAGGATATTATTAA
- a CDS encoding succinate dehydrogenase cytochrome b subunit, translating to MLSTLSRKMLMCLTGLFLGFFLLIHFLGNLQLFLPQEQAHLQFNAYSHFLSGNIIIKIVSYVLYASIILHAVDGLIITLKNRKSGGGYQSDRRGRASTWASRNMGILGTLILIFLVIHFQNFWYIYKFGNPPLDENGNKDLYILVVTVFKEWWYVIIYVLSMIALCYHLIHGIYSAVRTLGLYHPKFVQWFKTIGIAYSIIICVGFALMPVYVFFTYH from the coding sequence ATGTTATCAACATTGTCAAGAAAAATGCTGATGTGCCTTACAGGACTCTTTCTGGGATTCTTCCTGTTGATTCATTTCCTTGGAAATCTTCAGCTTTTTCTGCCACAAGAACAGGCGCACCTGCAGTTTAATGCATACTCACATTTTTTATCAGGAAATATTATTATCAAAATAGTTTCTTACGTTTTGTATGCCAGTATTATTCTGCATGCTGTAGATGGGCTGATTATTACATTAAAAAACAGAAAGTCCGGTGGCGGTTATCAGTCGGACAGACGTGGAAGAGCCAGTACATGGGCTTCCCGAAATATGGGAATCCTCGGAACATTAATCCTGATCTTTTTGGTAATCCATTTCCAGAACTTCTGGTATATCTACAAATTTGGAAATCCGCCTTTGGATGAGAACGGAAATAAAGATCTCTATATTTTAGTAGTAACGGTATTCAAAGAATGGTGGTATGTCATTATTTATGTACTGTCCATGATTGCCTTATGTTATCACCTGATCCATGGGATATACAGTGCTGTAAGAACTCTGGGCCTCTATCATCCTAAGTTTGTACAATGGTTCAAAACGATCGGAATTGCCTATTCAATCATCATCTGTGTAGGTTTTGCATTGATGCCGGTGTATGTATTCTTTACTTATCATTAA
- a CDS encoding biliverdin-producing heme oxygenase — translation MVSEYLKQNTAEYHDAAEKLFNSEKIFNKTFTLEDYKKIIHTNYLILLHSEDKIFRSLSDKYAEKLQLEERKKLSLIEKDLKSLSLENQSASHNLELNNEHEALGAMYVIEGSTLGGNVIAKQLSKTEGFDEVTFNFFGCYQENTGPMWKNFKEVLDTEVAEENYHEVLSGAKKLYTFLLNVN, via the coding sequence ATGGTATCAGAATATCTTAAACAGAATACGGCAGAGTATCACGATGCAGCAGAGAAACTTTTTAATTCTGAAAAGATTTTTAATAAAACTTTCACTTTGGAGGATTATAAAAAAATCATTCATACCAATTATCTGATACTGCTTCACAGTGAAGACAAAATCTTCCGCAGCCTTTCTGATAAATATGCAGAAAAACTTCAGCTTGAAGAAAGAAAAAAACTTTCCCTTATTGAAAAGGACCTGAAAAGCCTTTCTCTGGAAAATCAATCCGCTTCCCACAATCTTGAATTGAACAATGAGCATGAAGCACTTGGAGCGATGTATGTGATTGAAGGTTCTACACTTGGAGGAAACGTTATTGCGAAACAGCTTTCTAAAACGGAAGGTTTTGATGAGGTTACCTTCAACTTTTTCGGATGTTATCAGGAAAATACAGGGCCTATGTGGAAAAATTTCAAAGAGGTTCTGGATACGGAAGTCGCTGAAGAAAACTACCATGAAGTGCTTTCTGGTGCGAAAAAGCTGTACACCTTTTTACTGAACGTCAACTAA